The following coding sequences lie in one Chionomys nivalis chromosome 8, mChiNiv1.1, whole genome shotgun sequence genomic window:
- the LOC130880178 gene encoding olfactory receptor 9Q2, with the protein MAGRNYTFVTEFFLTAFTEHPEWGLPLFLLFLSFYLSTLLGNTGMIILIQKNRRLQTPMYFFLSHLSFVDICYSSVIIPQMLAVLWECGTTISQVRCAAQFFLFTFFASIDCYLLAIMAYDRYVAVCQPLLYVTIMTEKACLGLVFGAYVAGFSSGFVRTVTAFTLSFCGSNEINFIFCDLPPLLKLVCGDSYIQEVVIIVFAVFVMPACIVVISVSYLFIIVAITKIRSAGGRAKTFSTCTSHLTAVALFFGTLIFMYLRDNADQSSEGDRVVSVFYTVVTPLLNPLIYSLRNKEVKEAILKSLRRSKISGRP; encoded by the coding sequence ATGGCTGGGAGGAATTACACCTTCGTGACTGAGTTCTTTCTGACTGCATTCACTGAACATCCTGAGTGGgggctccctctcttccttttgtttttgagtttctACCTCTCTACTCTGCTGGGAAATACAGGAATGATCATCCTGATCCAGAAGAACCGTCGACTTCAAACCCCAATGTATTTCTTCCTCAGCCACCTTTCCTTTGTGGACATCTGTTACTCCTCTGTTATCATCCCTCAGATGCTGGCTGTATTATGGGAATGTGGCACAACTATCTCTCAAGTTCGTTGTGCAGCTCAGTTCTTCCTTTTTACCTTCTTTGCTTCCATTGACTGTTACCTCTTGGCAatcatggcctatgaccgctacgTGGCAGTGTGTCAACCATTGCTTTATGTCACCATTATGACTGAGAAGGCCTGTTTAGGCTTGGTATTTGGGGCATATGTGGCTGGTTTTTCTAGTGGCTTTGTTCGGACTGTCACAGCTTTTACTCTCTCCTTCTGTGGAAGCAATGAGATTAACTTCATTTTCTGTGACCTCCCTCCTCTGTTAAAACTTGTGTGTGGAGACAGTTACATCCAGGAAGTAGTGATTATTGTCTTTGCCGTTTTTGTCATGCCTGCTTGCATTGTGGTGATCTCTGTGTCCTATCTGTTCATCATTGTGGCCATCACGAAGATCCGCTCTGCTGGAGGCAGGGCCAAGACTTTCTCCACCTGTACTTCCCACCTCACTGCTGTAGCTCTCTTCTTTGGTACACTTATCTTCATGTATCTGAGAGATAATGCAGACCAGTCCTCAGAGGGGGACCGAGTCGTGTCTGTGTTTTATACGGTGGTGACCCCGTTACTGAATCCACTCATCTATAGCCTGAGGAATAAGGAGGTAAAAGAGGCCATTTTGAAATCTCTGAGAAGATCAAAGATTTCTGGAAGGCCATAA
- the LOC130880179 gene encoding olfactory receptor 1S1-like, giving the protein MNQGNQTTISEFILLGFSNQAEKQKLIFWLFLTMYLVTVVGNGLIILAIGLDIHLHTAMYLFLANLSFADISSSSTSVPKMLINIQTRSQSISYEGCITQMYFSIVFVVIDNFLLGVMAYDRFVAICHPLNYTVIMHSRFCFLLTVCPWVLSNVVALTHTLLANRLVFCNYNTIQHFFCDLAPLLKLSCSDAMINELMKFIVGLSVITFPFALILFSYVRIIRDIMRISSTEGKWKAFSTCGSHLTVVILFYGTIVGVYFFPSSTHPEDTDKIGAVLFTVVTPMMNPFIYSLRNKDMKGALKKTHE; this is encoded by the coding sequence ATGAATCAAGGAAACCAAACCACCATCTCTGAATTCATCCTCCTTGGTTTCTCCAACCAGGCTGAGAAGCAGAAACTCATCTTTTGGCTTTTCCTCACTATGTACCTTGTCACTGTGGTTGGAAATGGGCTCATCATTCTGGCCATTGGCTTGGATATACATCTACATACAGCCATGTATCTCTTCCTTGCCAACCTGTCCTTCGCTGacatttcttcctcttctacttcAGTCCCCAAAATGCTGATAAATATTCAGACCAGGAGTCAGTCCATTTCCTATGAAGGCTGCATTACACAGATGTACTTTTCTATTGTATTTGTTGTCATTGATAATTTTCTCTTGGGGGTCATGGCTTATGACCGCTTTGTGGCCATCTGCCACCCTCTGAATTACACAGTCATCATGCACTCTAGGTTCTGTTTTTTGCTCACTGTTTGCCCATGGGTTCTTAGCAATGTTGTTGCCCTGACACATACTCTTCTGGCCAATCGATTGGTTTTCTGTAACTACAACACCATCCAACACTTCTTCTGTGACTTGGCTCCTCTGCTCAAACTTTCCTGCTCAGATGCAATGATCAATGAACTTATGAAATTTATTGTGGGTTTATCAGTCATCACCTTTCCCTTTGCTCTTATCCTCTTCTCCTATGTCCGCATTATCAGGGATATAATGAGAATTTCATCCACAGAGGGAAAGTGGAAGGCCTTCTCTACCTGTGGTTCTCACCTGACAGTCGTAATACTCTTCTATGGAACTATTGTAGGGGTTTACTTTTTCCCTTCATCTACTCACCCTGAGGACACAGACAAGATTGGTGCAGTACTCTTTACTGTGGTGACACCCATGATGAACCCTTTCATCTATAGCTTGAGAAATAAAGACATGAAAGGTGCCTTAAAAAAAACTCATGAATAA